In the Pedobacter cryoconitis genome, TTCAATTTCGTTGAATAATTTCATTGCCTCAATGATACAGATCACTTTACCCGGAGCGATTTCATCACCAACATTTGCAAATGAAGGTTTGTCAGGGCTCGACGAACGGTAGAAAGTTCCGATCATTGGAGATTTTACAGTAATATATTTAGAATCATCAGCCTCAGCAGCAGACGAAGCATTGTTTGCCGTTACAGCAACAGGTTGTACTGCTGGAGCAGATGGTAACACCTGTGGTGCTACTGCCTGCGCAGGAACTGTTGTGGTAATAACTGTTGGGGCCTGATTAGTTTTAATAGTAATTTTGAAGTCCTTTTGTTCTATTGCAACTTCATTGACGCCCGAACGAGAAACAAATTTAATGAGTTCCTGAATTTGTTTGATATCCATTTTTAGGTATTTTGTTGAAAAGATATTGGTCTTTTAAAGACTCAAAGTTAATATTTTTATTTGTAATAAAATTTAGTAAGCCCACTTTATATAGACTGATCCCCAGGTAAATCCACCCCCAAAAGCAGCAAGAATAATATTGTCTCCTTTTTTTAGTTTGTCTTCCCATTCCCATAAACAAAGCGGGATGGTCCCATTGGTGGTATTGCCGTAACGTTCTATATTGATCATTACTTTTTCAGCTCCTATGCCCATTCTTGAAGCCGTCGCATCAATAATCCTTTTATTTGCCTGGTGCGGAACTAACCATTTCACATCTTCAGCATTCAGCTGGTTCCGTTCCATGATTTCGGCCGCTACATCTGCCATGTTGGTTACCGCAAATTTAAAAACAGCTTTTCCTTCCTGGTAAACGAAATGTTCTCTCTGGTCAATCGTTTCGTGCGAAGCTGGTTTTACAGATCCACCCGCTTTCTGATGCAGGAATTGTCTTCCGGCACCATCCGATTTTAAAACAGAGTCAATGATCCCATTACCTTCATCATTAGGTTCCAATAATACAGCACCACAGCCGTCACCAAAAATGATGCAGGTTGTTCTGTCCGTATAATCAATGATAGACGACATTTTGTCGCCGCCCACTACCAATACCTTTTGATGTTTTCCTGACTGGATAAATTGCGAAGCAGTAGAAATCCCATAGATAAATCCAGAACAGGCAGCCTGCAGATCAAAACCCCATGCATTTTTTGCGCCGATTTTGTCAGCTAAAATATTTGCAGTGGCTGGGAAAGGCATGTCGGGAGTCGTGGTACAAAAGATAATCAGGTCGATTTCTTCTGCAGTAATACCTCTTTTCTTTAACAGTCCGTTCACCGCGTGAACAGCCATGTCAGAGGTACCTAATCCTTCACCTTTTAATATTCTTCGCTCTTTAATACCTGTTCGTGAGGTGATCCATTCATCTGTTGTGTCAACTATCGTCTCTAACTCTTTATTAGAAAGGATATAATCAGGAACATAACCTTGAACCGCAGTAATAGCAGCGTGAATTTTACTCATTTGTTGTCAGATTTTATTTAAATGCATCTTGTATTTTTCCTACCAAACCTGTAATAATCATATCTCTCGCTTGAAAGATCATGTTTTTTACAGCGGTAGGCGAGGAGATTCCATGACCTATGATCACAGGTGCATTTACTCCAAGAACCGGACTTCCACCGTAATTTTCATAATTAAATCTGTCGAAGAACTCATCTTTAAGTCCTTTCTTGATAGTCATTATGTAAAACGATTCAGCTAATTTCAACATAATGTTCCCGGTAAACCCGTCACATACAATTACATCTGCTTTTTCGTTGAATAAATCACGTCCCTCAATATTTCCAATGAAGTTGAAGAGACTACATTCTTTCATCAATGGAAAAGTGGCCAGGCTTAACATATTCCCTTTTTCATCTTCTTCGCCAATATTGATCAGGCCGACTTTAGGGGTATTGATCTGCATGACATTTTCAGCATACAAACTTCCTAAAATGCCGAATTGAAGCAGAGTATCAGGCTTACAGTCAGCATTTGCGCCAACGTCCAGCATTAAACCTCTTCCTCCATCAAGTTTGGGGACGATCGTGCACAGACAAGGTCTGATAATGCCAGGAACAGTTTTTACACTAAAAACAGCGCCAACCATCATCGCACCAGAATTACCTGCGCCGACAAATGCATCGATTTCTCCTTTTTTTAACATAGAGAAACCCAGAGAAATACTTGAGTTTGGTTTTTGAGCAATTGCTCTTGTGGGATGTTCGCCCATACCAATTACCTCTTCGGTATGAACATATTCAAAGTGATCGGGATTGAACCCGCTTTCAGCGAGCAAAGGCTTAATTTGCTGAGTATCGCCTATTAGCACTAAATGCTCATTTGGCGCTAATAATTCATGAGCAGCTATTGCTCCCAAAACGTTTGCTTTGGGAGCATAGTCTCCGCCCATTATATCGAGACCTATTTTCATAGTAAAAAATCAGTTTGTGAATAAAGCATTATTGCCTTTTTTTTCAAGCGCCTAAGTTAAACTTAATGAAGCTGAAAACACAAACAATTTCTCCGAAAAATTAACCTATAGAGGTGTTTTCAATAACCAGTTTACCGTTGTAGTACAAATTCCCATCAACATTGTATGCATGGTGAGGAATGTGGATTGCACCTGTAGTTTGACAAGTAGATAAAGAAGGAGCTACCGCTTTATAGTGTGTTCTTCTTTTATCTCTTCTACTTTTAGAGATCTTGCGTTTTGGATGTGCCATTGCTGATTTATTTAATTATTATTTTAATTTTTTTAATGCTTCCCAACGTGGGTCAGCACTTGTTGTATTTTCTTCTTGTTGAGAAGGATTAGCCAGACTTTCCAGTCTTTCAATCATCTCTTTGTCGCATTTGGCACCATTGCCGTTCTGCTCACAAATTTTTATATAGGGTACCGATACTGTGATAAATTCATAAAGAATCTCCGCGATATCGATGCTACTTTCTTTTTTATTCAATACGATGATTTCTAAATCATCACTCTCCAGCTCATCTTCAGCGAATTTTACAATCTGCCTTTCTGAAATATCCAGAGGGGCATCAAATTCAGCTAAACATTTATCACAATCAAGCTTTATTGTTCCGGCAATGCGAATTTTCAAAATCAGCATTGTCTCCTGTTTATCCAATTCTACCGTAACTTTCAAATCCCCCTTTTTTACCAAAGAGTATTCAAATGCGTCAAAAAAGCTGTTATCAATCTCAAAATCAAATTGATGCTTGCCAATTTTTAAGCCAGTAAACGGGATCGAAAATTGTTTTAAAGGTTTCAATTGTAACAAAATTTTAGCCCGCAAATGTATGAATTAATTTGATACTTCTGAAATGTTTTAGAAATATTATTGTCGTTAATTTGCATCATCCTTCACATCTGCCGCAGTTTCTATAATTTTTCCGCCGCTTCTTAACTGGTTGCTTAACAGTTCATCCTGTTCACGTCTGTGTTTTACAATGTGGGTCGCCGCAAAAAGTGCCTCTATAAAAGAAGATGGATCTGCCAGGTCTTTTCCGGCAATATCGAAGCCTGTACCATGATCAGGAGAGGTACGTACATATTTCATTCCTGCAGTAAAGTTTACACCAGTTCCGAAAGCGATTGTTTTGAAAGGGATTAAGCCCTGGTCATGATACATCGCCAGTACCGCATCGAATTGTTTATAAGCACCTTTGCCAAAAAATCCATCCGCAGGATAAGGGCCAAAGCAAATTACACCCGAATCAAATGCTTCCTGAATCGCAGGCATAATAACGTCCTGTTCTTCACTGCCCAGCAAACCATTGTCACCAGCATGAGGATTTAGCCCTAATACGGCAATTCTTGGTTTCTCAATCCAGAAATCTCTTTTCAGGCTCTTATTGATCAACAAAAGTTTTTTAACAATACTCTCCTTTGTGATACTTTCTGCAACTTTAGAAACAGGGATGTGACCCGTAACTACGCCAACACGGATATCTTCACTCAATAAAAACATCAGTACATCAGAGCTGCCGGTACGTTCCTGCAAATATTCTGTATGACCAGGGAATTGAAAATTCTCTGCTTGTATCGTATGTTTATTGATCGGAGCAGTGACTAAAGCGTCAATATTTCCTTTGATCAGGTCTTCCGTTGCTCTCTCTAAAGATAACAAAGCATATTTTCCACCAATCTCATTGGCTACACCGAGTTCAATCTTTACATCCTCTTCCCAGCAGTTGATCATATTTGCTTTTTTAGGATTAGCTGCTTCAGCGTCATTAATTACGTTGAAACTGAAATCACCTAAACCCAGTGCTTTTCTATGGTAAGAGGCTACTTTTGTATGTCCATAAACGATAGGAGTGCAGTAATCCAGAATACTGTTATTGGCTAAAGTTTTCAGAATTACTTCTAGACCTATGCCATTTACATCACCTATACTGATACCTATTTTGATTTTATTGCTCATGCTCAAATGAAAATTTGCGCAAAATACAGAAATTCATTAGAAAACGTGCTGTTTTTAAGGGCGATCTGTTTAGCGCGGGTAATTATAGCTATTCAGGCTGTGGGCTTAGGTCATCAAGGATGAGTACTTGAATATAGCCAGTAACCTTGCTGATTAGTCGTTCTTAGCTAACGCTTCATTGCTAATAATTAGGCTGAACTCGTAAACTTTAGTTATTTTGCACCTTTTAGAAGTCTTGGCTTCTTTCGATTAATAAAATATAACAGCAATCATATGAGTTTGGTAAGGGCGAAAAAACATTTAGGGCAACATTTTTTGACCGATAAAAAAATAGCAGCTAAAATTGTAGACGGTCTTGTCCATACCGATCAATACAGTCAGGTGCTTGAAGTAGGGCCGGGTATGGGTATCCTTTCAGATATTCTGCTGGAAAGAAAAGACCTGGAAACATTTATGATCGATATCGATGTCGAATCCTATCATTTCTTAAATGATAAGTATCCACAGATGGGCGAAAGGTTGATTAATGGTGATTTTTTGAAAATGGACCTGAAAAAAGTATTTTCCGGTAAATACGCCATCATAGGTAATTTTCCTTATAATATTTCTTCACAGATCTTGTTTAAGGTTTTGGAACATAGAGAAAATGTAGTAGAGATGGTAGGCATGTTTCAAAAAGAAGTTGCAGAACGCTGTGCATCTAAAAGCGGAACAAAAGATTACGGGATTCTCAGTGTGCTGATCCAGGCCTATTATAATATTGATTATTTATTTTCTGTAAAGCCAGGGACTTTTAATCCACCTCCTAAAGTAAATTCAGGCGTAATCCGTTTGAGCAGAAATGAGCGGGTGACTTTGGATTGCGATGAGAAATTATTCTGGATTGTCGTTAAAGCCGGATTTAATCAGCGTAGAAAAACATTAAGGAACGCTTTGTCAGGCGTATTGCCTAAAGTTAAAATGGATGACAATATCTATTTTGAAAAAAGAGCAGAGCAATTGAGCGTAGAAGATTTTATTACCCTTACGCAGCTGGTCACCAAGCTGGCGTTATAATTATAAAACAGATGAACGGTAAAATTTTAATTGTTGATGATTTACATCCTGTATTCAAAATCATGGCAGAGCAATTAGGTTATGAAGTGGACGATCTTCCATTAATCACCAGGGCAGAAACGCTGGCGGTGATTTCAGGATATGACGGCATTGCGGTACGGACGAAGTTTAAGATAGACAGAGAGCTGATGGAAGCTGCACCGGGGCTTAAATTTGTAGCCAGAGCAGGAGCAGGATTGGATAATATCGACGAGGCTTATGCGAAGGAGCGGAATATTAAGTTACTGAATGCACCGGAAGGTAACAGGGATGCAGTAGGGGAGCATGCAATGGGGATGTTGCTTTCACTAATCAATACGCACCGCAAGGCTGATATGGAGATCAGGAACGGAATCTGGGACCGGGAAGGCAACCGTGGCTGGGAGCTAAAAGGCAAAACTGTCGGGATTATCGGTTATGGATTTATGGGAAGCAGTATGGCCAGAAAGCTTTCGGGCTTTGAGGTGAAGGTGCTTGCTTACGATAAATATAAAACGGGCTTTTCTGATGCTTATGCGCAGGAATGCAGCATGGAAGAAATTGTTAAACATAGTGATGTGCTGAGTTTACATATTCCTTTGACTTCGGA is a window encoding:
- the pdxA gene encoding 4-hydroxythreonine-4-phosphate dehydrogenase PdxA, whose product is MSNKIKIGISIGDVNGIGLEVILKTLANNSILDYCTPIVYGHTKVASYHRKALGLGDFSFNVINDAEAANPKKANMINCWEEDVKIELGVANEIGGKYALLSLERATEDLIKGNIDALVTAPINKHTIQAENFQFPGHTEYLQERTGSSDVLMFLLSEDIRVGVVTGHIPVSKVAESITKESIVKKLLLINKSLKRDFWIEKPRIAVLGLNPHAGDNGLLGSEEQDVIMPAIQEAFDSGVICFGPYPADGFFGKGAYKQFDAVLAMYHDQGLIPFKTIAFGTGVNFTAGMKYVRTSPDHGTGFDIAGKDLADPSSFIEALFAATHIVKHRREQDELLSNQLRSGGKIIETAADVKDDAN
- a CDS encoding 2-hydroxyacid dehydrogenase — protein: MNGKILIVDDLHPVFKIMAEQLGYEVDDLPLITRAETLAVISGYDGIAVRTKFKIDRELMEAAPGLKFVARAGAGLDNIDEAYAKERNIKLLNAPEGNRDAVGEHAMGMLLSLINTHRKADMEIRNGIWDREGNRGWELKGKTVGIIGYGFMGSSMARKLSGFEVKVLAYDKYKTGFSDAYAQECSMEEIVKHSDVLSLHIPLTSETRQMVDEEYLYHFKKNIFFINTARGEIVNTKAVLAAIKSGKILGAGLDVLEVEKFPALAEQDWFTELKESEKVILTPHVGGWTFDSYRKISEVLADKLEQI
- the plsX gene encoding phosphate acyltransferase PlsX; amino-acid sequence: MKIGLDIMGGDYAPKANVLGAIAAHELLAPNEHLVLIGDTQQIKPLLAESGFNPDHFEYVHTEEVIGMGEHPTRAIAQKPNSSISLGFSMLKKGEIDAFVGAGNSGAMMVGAVFSVKTVPGIIRPCLCTIVPKLDGGRGLMLDVGANADCKPDTLLQFGILGSLYAENVMQINTPKVGLINIGEEDEKGNMLSLATFPLMKECSLFNFIGNIEGRDLFNEKADVIVCDGFTGNIMLKLAESFYIMTIKKGLKDEFFDRFNYENYGGSPVLGVNAPVIIGHGISSPTAVKNMIFQARDMIITGLVGKIQDAFK
- the rsmA gene encoding 16S rRNA (adenine(1518)-N(6)/adenine(1519)-N(6))-dimethyltransferase RsmA; this translates as MSLVRAKKHLGQHFLTDKKIAAKIVDGLVHTDQYSQVLEVGPGMGILSDILLERKDLETFMIDIDVESYHFLNDKYPQMGERLINGDFLKMDLKKVFSGKYAIIGNFPYNISSQILFKVLEHRENVVEMVGMFQKEVAERCASKSGTKDYGILSVLIQAYYNIDYLFSVKPGTFNPPPKVNSGVIRLSRNERVTLDCDEKLFWIVVKAGFNQRRKTLRNALSGVLPKVKMDDNIYFEKRAEQLSVEDFITLTQLVTKLAL
- the accB gene encoding acetyl-CoA carboxylase biotin carboxyl carrier protein, coding for MDIKQIQELIKFVSRSGVNEVAIEQKDFKITIKTNQAPTVITTTVPAQAVAPQVLPSAPAVQPVAVTANNASSAAEADDSKYITVKSPMIGTFYRSSSPDKPSFANVGDEIAPGKVICIIEAMKLFNEIESEVSGRIVKVLVDNSSPVEYDQPLFLVEPM
- the rpmF gene encoding 50S ribosomal protein L32, coding for MAHPKRKISKSRRDKRRTHYKAVAPSLSTCQTTGAIHIPHHAYNVDGNLYYNGKLVIENTSIG
- a CDS encoding YceD family protein, producing MKPLKQFSIPFTGLKIGKHQFDFEIDNSFFDAFEYSLVKKGDLKVTVELDKQETMLILKIRIAGTIKLDCDKCLAEFDAPLDISERQIVKFAEDELESDDLEIIVLNKKESSIDIAEILYEFITVSVPYIKICEQNGNGAKCDKEMIERLESLANPSQQEENTTSADPRWEALKKLK
- a CDS encoding beta-ketoacyl-ACP synthase III is translated as MSKIHAAITAVQGYVPDYILSNKELETIVDTTDEWITSRTGIKERRILKGEGLGTSDMAVHAVNGLLKKRGITAEEIDLIIFCTTTPDMPFPATANILADKIGAKNAWGFDLQAACSGFIYGISTASQFIQSGKHQKVLVVGGDKMSSIIDYTDRTTCIIFGDGCGAVLLEPNDEGNGIIDSVLKSDGAGRQFLHQKAGGSVKPASHETIDQREHFVYQEGKAVFKFAVTNMADVAAEIMERNQLNAEDVKWLVPHQANKRIIDATASRMGIGAEKVMINIERYGNTTNGTIPLCLWEWEDKLKKGDNIILAAFGGGFTWGSVYIKWAY